A single genomic interval of Streptomyces showdoensis harbors:
- a CDS encoding DUF2252 domain-containing protein, with translation MSVPQPTATERGEQILAVFDTAFGELLAADPAAFKVKFRKMAGSAFAFYRGTACLFYKDLEHESAGRVGGSMPAGPYLDERTGRVWIHGDLHAENFGTYMDANGRLIFNVNDFDEAYVGPFTWDLKRLAASLALLGYTKALSDAQITELVQIYAAAYRERIHALATGAKDDEIPPFTLDTAGGPLLDALRDARGMTRFGLLDSMTEIRDFERRFASGGGAIELDAATRYKVLAAFDGYLETLPESSLARPDSYRVKDVVGRRGIGIGSAGLPSYNILLEGNSDALENDVVIYMKQAQTPAVSRHVTDAAVREYFRHEGHRTVISQRALQAHADPWLGWTELDGAGQLVAEVSPYAVDLDWSDIDDPEEIAATVADLGRATAAMHAAADDSSGQSLVPFSTERAIDAAIAADEEGFGALLVDFAHAYGARARADHQIFVDLFRNGRIPGL, from the coding sequence ATGTCGGTTCCCCAGCCCACCGCGACCGAGCGCGGTGAGCAGATCCTCGCCGTCTTCGACACCGCCTTCGGCGAGCTGCTCGCCGCCGACCCCGCCGCCTTCAAGGTCAAGTTCCGCAAGATGGCCGGCTCCGCCTTCGCCTTCTACCGGGGCACGGCCTGCCTGTTCTACAAGGACCTGGAGCACGAGAGCGCCGGGCGGGTGGGCGGGAGCATGCCTGCCGGCCCGTACCTCGACGAGCGGACCGGCCGGGTGTGGATCCACGGCGACCTGCACGCCGAGAACTTCGGCACGTACATGGACGCCAACGGGCGCCTGATCTTCAACGTCAACGACTTCGACGAGGCCTACGTCGGCCCCTTCACCTGGGACCTCAAGCGGCTCGCCGCCTCCCTGGCGCTGCTGGGCTACACCAAGGCGCTCAGCGACGCGCAGATCACCGAGCTGGTGCAGATCTACGCGGCCGCCTACCGGGAACGCATCCACGCGCTCGCGACCGGCGCCAAGGACGACGAGATCCCGCCCTTCACGCTGGACACGGCCGGCGGCCCGCTCCTCGACGCCCTGCGGGACGCGCGCGGGATGACGCGTTTCGGCCTGCTGGACTCGATGACGGAGATCCGCGACTTCGAACGCCGTTTCGCCTCCGGCGGCGGTGCGATCGAGCTGGACGCCGCCACCCGCTACAAGGTCCTGGCCGCCTTCGACGGCTACCTGGAGACCCTGCCGGAGTCGAGCCTGGCCCGCCCGGACTCGTACCGGGTGAAGGACGTCGTCGGCCGCCGCGGCATCGGCATCGGCTCGGCCGGCCTCCCCTCGTACAACATCCTCCTGGAGGGCAACAGCGACGCCCTGGAGAACGACGTCGTCATCTACATGAAGCAGGCGCAGACGCCGGCGGTGTCGCGCCACGTGACGGACGCGGCGGTACGGGAGTACTTCCGGCACGAGGGCCACCGCACGGTGATCTCCCAGCGGGCCCTCCAGGCGCACGCCGACCCCTGGCTCGGCTGGACGGAGCTGGACGGCGCGGGGCAGCTGGTCGCCGAGGTCTCGCCGTACGCGGTGGACCTGGACTGGTCGGACATCGACGACCCGGAGGAGATCGCGGCGACCGTGGCCGACCTCGGGCGGGCCACGGCGGCCATGCACGCGGCGGCGGACGACTCCAGCGGCCAGTCGCTGGTGCCCTTCTCCACGGAGCGGGCCATCGACGCGGCCATCGCGGCCGACGAGGAGGGCTTCGGGGCGCTCCTGGTGGACTTCGCGCACGCGTACGGCGCGCGGGCGCGGGCCGACCACCAGATCTTCGTGGACCTCTTCCGCAACGGGCGCATCCCGGGGCTGTAG